A window of Apium graveolens cultivar Ventura chromosome 8, ASM990537v1, whole genome shotgun sequence contains these coding sequences:
- the LOC141679595 gene encoding uncharacterized protein LOC141679595 yields the protein MEFEHSSSAVAKKLWKILKVVLYMLRKGISKSKLLVDLHVMLKKVKLAGKALAGNFILYHHYSTFTCRSTNNLSFVSPQEYEFSCNNTPFYASYFSKRKSYHHRKSCDIAQNVFEMLNDHEKPEASPFMALPGFGQSPIVRQLRITDSPFPLKEEKDPQLDKEAEDFIRKFYKDLKQQRALSPYNIRAS from the coding sequence ATGGAGTTCGAACACAGCTCGAGTGCAGTGGCGAAGAAGCTGTGGAAAATACTGAAGGTAGTTCTGTACATGTTGAGGAAAGGTATATCAAAGAGCAAACTACTAGTTGATCTCCATGTGATGCTTAAAAAAGTTAAACTGGCCGGGAAAGCCTTGGCGGGTAACTTCATTCTCTACCATCACTACTCCACCTTCACTTGTCGGTCCACCAACAACTTATCGTTTGTCTCCCCTCAAGAATACGAGTTTAGTTGTAATAACACTCCTTTTTATGCCTCTTATTTCTCCAAGCGCAAATCCTATCACCACCGAAAGAGCTGTGACATTGCTCAAAACGTTTTCGAGATGCTCAATGATCATGAGAAGCCGGAGGCTTCACCTTTTATGGCATTGCCAGGATTCGGACAAAGCCCGATTGTTAGGCAGCTTAGGATCACTGATTCCCCATTCCCTTTAAAAGAAGAAAAGGATCCTCAACTGGACAAGGAAGCTGAAGATTTTATTAGGAAATTTTATAAAGATTTGAAGCAGCAAAGGGCTCTCTCACCGTATAATATCCGGGCTAGTTAA